A region of Toxotes jaculatrix isolate fToxJac2 chromosome 23, fToxJac2.pri, whole genome shotgun sequence DNA encodes the following proteins:
- the LOC121177497 gene encoding meiosis 1 arrest protein, whose translation MDNRKRQAASSSSGSFAFCSSSFQRQPARVLIVDTLPPWWSETCKVLCDALDNFLSLACSLDGPCRIPLLSLYAISRQQECLLPFVQVRGNLARLHSCVEELRSIPGEGCTRGAARGGKLLRQAVLDSLQQFKQYIRHTSTGNQANNNTSVEVTVVTSQPGQGLVRQLEMGLKDADLVSLKRLLVVQIYRAGDWGQDTPSPETTYTEAEECLMLGTEIDLQQVENSVFAMETVLKSWLQEQGGDREHVHLLLPSPRDTSIPVCVKCDIQERLISPALIPLTSNLGVKTESVRDFLPVTKGSANQRPPPQRMKAIKILRADGVCESVLYGLPLVIRPTTCWQLDWDEMETNHNLFHALCLILKSRDLFLLLQVEPVQRSTAGCSGVYSHYVLQPSPSLSLLLKPVVSRELLLPCSLPVSTQDPAPDAMQTVQDCLTQLDEEFVFNPLSLSSNLYQHLRSRGLLSQPRYPYRLQPAAVLKDQSQPPEGPKTTASRQPRQPQNQSRQLGTNSKVRATVAPMPSSSSHSSSSSSSLGPPPAKASRPVLTLLSSSGGSRRAPAPSQQEDGDDDSILMQ comes from the exons ATGGACAACAGAAAGAGGCAAGCAGCTTCCTCCAGCTCTGGGAGCTTTGCTTTCTGTTCCTCCTCATTCCAGCGGCAACCAGCCAGGGTCCTGATCGTGGACACGCTGCCACCTTGGTGGTCAGAAACCTGTAAGGTGCTCTGTGATGCTCTGGATAACTTCTTGTCCCTGGCCTGTAGTCTGGATGGACCTTGTAGGATACCGCTTCTCAGCCTGTACGCCAtcagcaggcagcaggaatGTCTACTACCATTTGTG CAGGTCCGTGGTAACTTGGCCAGGCTGCATTCCTGTGTGGAGGAGCTGAGGTCTATTCCAGGTGAAGGCTGCACCAGGGGAGCAGCCAGAGGAGGCAAGCTGCTACGACAGGCAGTGCTGGACAGTCTGCAGCAGTTTAAACAGTATATCAGACATACCAGTACTGGAAACCAGGccaacaacaacacatctgtGGAG GTTACCGTGGTGACCAGCCAGCCAGGGCAAGGCCTTGTCCGCCAGTTGGAGATGGGGCTCAAAGATGCTGACCTGGTGTCACTCAAACGGCTCCTGGTCGTACAGATCTACAGGGCAGGAGACTGGGGCCAGGACACTCCCTCACCTGAAACCACATACACTGAGGCTGAAG aGTGTCTGATGCTGGGGACAGAGATCGACCTGCAGCAGGTGGAAAACAGTGTGTTCGCCATGGAAACGGTGTTAAAGTCATGGCTtcaggagcagggaggagacagagagcatGTCCACCTCCTGCTGCCGAGCCCCAGGGACACTTCCATTCCAG tgtgtgtgaagtgtgacaTTCAGGAGCGTCTGATAAGCCCAGCCCTCATTCCTCTGACCTCCAACCTGGGAGTGAAGACTGAGAGCGTGCGGGACTTCCTGCCTGTCACTAAGGGCTCAGCCAACCAGCGCCCACCGCCACAGAGAATGAAAGCAATCAA gatACTACGGGCAGatggagtgtgtgagagtgtgttatATGGCTTGCCACTGGTGATCCGACCCACCACCTGCTGGCAGTTGGACTGGGATGAAATGGAAACCAATCACAACTTGTTCCATGCTCTCTGTCTCATACTCAAG aGTCGTGacttgttcctgctgctgcaggtagAGCCTGTCCAGAGGTCCACAGCTGGATGCTCag GTGTGTATTCTCACTATGTCCTCCAGCCGtccccgtctctctccctccttctgaAGCCTGTGGTCTCCAGAGAGTTGCTGCTGCCTTGCTCACTGCCTGTCTCAACTCAGGACCCTGCACCTGACGCCATGCAGACTGTGCAG GACTGTCTCACTCAGCTGGACGAGGAGTTTGTGTTcaaccctctctctctgagcagTAACCTGTACCAGCACCTCAGGAGCAGAGGCCTGCTCTCACAGCCACGATACCCATACAG GCTTCAGCCAGCAGCTGTCCTCAAAGACCAGTCTCAACCACCAGAGGGCCCTAAAACCACAGCCAGCAGACAGCCTCGGCAG CCACAAAACCAGAGTCGCCAACTGGGAACAAACAGCAAGGTCAGGGCCACTGTGGCTCCAatgccctcttcctcctcccactcctcctcctcctcctcttccctggGACCTCCTCCTGCTAAGGCCTCCCGTCCGGTTCTGACGCTGCTCAGCAGCAGCGGTGGAAGCCGCCGGGCCCCGGCTCCCTCTCAACAGGAGGATGGCGACGATGACTCCATACTAATGCAGTAA